In one Vanacampus margaritifer isolate UIUO_Vmar chromosome 11, RoL_Vmar_1.0, whole genome shotgun sequence genomic region, the following are encoded:
- the rrp1 gene encoding ribosomal RNA processing protein 1 homolog B isoform X2, with translation MAALQATEIQLAQKLASNEKPIRTKAFKKLKKYINVRSQKATDGFTSEEMLKLWKGLFYCLWMQDKPLLQEELSNSVSTLIHTFHDINGQLLYLESSLKTFKREWTGIDRLRMDKFLQLVRFMFKQTFEMLKRKNWDSSVVARFLELFATELLNNGNDAPAGLQLHILDLYLTELAAVGSSELTADQNLRFIEPFCKTAAKTKDLTLFRAICNSIFGTIIDQAPYAIEDLMKELKEAESCDSGQSSEEDEENLVKQMNGNKSYLEQDDHKLQSGDTELSFDDADTEPVLQFDYTGLAEKLLEMSSRSSTPSQNRQRLYKIIKVLQDLSEGLFPQDGYPEEVSTDEDDEMFCSRKRMKRGRSTMETVKNLKKNDKLKQDDDSGKKDVKPADLIDKDTAKPRWKKKKPCRDGCLSDDLNATVSVVEDIEVTNQSKILLNETEVKETKKSSFSPSDKHSKLNSRITNNNKSKKENKRLTTEVKELLGNNETCTTQEVDATAVIAEHDSTSKTSAKFDSQVGRMVTPSDCETFYSPECKREKNKANKEIIGNQSTSESECASDHQMGTPLKKKNKRSAQMEEVSNIEKEPKVGDERCPSSEKPKKKRKIPVVFEFEANELESATPTNDIADRAPSVKKRKAKVPKPLFFRAKGSCKTPVFGNEMGQTPTPDSKKVTFHLKNNKTAEFRKNDRSLLLSPEGSSKVPFDPKQKPKSGVLKSSPVPFSTKIKKTPKASTKRGLSTPKSIPERRPTASDFF, from the exons ATGGCGGCGCTTCAAGCAACAGAAATTCAATTGGCACAAAAGTTAGCCTCAAACGAAAAGCCTATTCGaacaaaagcatttaaaaagttgaagaaatatataaatgtcAGATCACAGAAAGCGACAG ATGGCTTTACTAGTGAAGAAATGCTCAAGCTGTGGAAAGGTCTGTTCTACTGCTTATGGATGCAGGACAAACCACTTTTACAG GAGGAGCTTTCAAACTCTGTTTCCACACTGATTCACACCTTTCATGATATCAATGGAC AGCTATTATATCTGGAGAGCTCCCTTAAGACCTTCAAAAGAGAGTGGACTGGTATTGACAGACTGCGAATGGACAAGTTCTTgcag CTGGTCCGCTTCATGTTCAAACAAACCTTTGAAATGCTGAAGAGAAAAAACTGGGACAGCAG TGTGGTTGCAAGATTTCTGGAACTGTTTGCTACAGAGCTTCTAAACAATGGCAATGATGCCCCTGCTGGTCTGCAGCTCCATATCTTGGACCTCTACTTGACTGAACTAGCAGCTGTGGGTTCATCAGAG CTCACCGCTGACCAGAACCTGAGATTCATAGAGCCATTCTGCAAAACAGCAGCCAAAACCAAAGA TCTGACACTTTTCCGAGCCATCTGCAACAGCATCTTCGGTACGATTATTGACCAGGCTCCCTATGCCATTGAAGATCTGATGAAGGAGCTGAAAGAAGCAGAGTCATGTGACTCAGGCCAGTCCTCtgaagaggatgaggagaaCCTAGTTAAGCAGATGAATG GTAATAAATCATACTTGGAACAAGATGATCATAAACTTCAATCTGGAGACACAGAGTTGTCATTTGATGATGCTGATACAGAACCGGTTCTACAG tttgactATACAGGTCTTGCTGAGAAGCTTTTAGAGATGTCAAGTCGAAGTAGCACACCCAGCCAGAATAGACAGAGACTCTACAAAATCATCAAAGT GTTGCAGGATCTCAGTGAAG GCCTATTTCCTCAAGATGGCTATCCAGAGGAAGTCTCTacagatgaggatgatgaaATGTTTTGCAGCAGAAAGAGGATGAAGCGTGGAAGAAGTACAATGGAAACAGTCAAGAATC TGAAGAAAAATGATAAACTCAAGCAAGATGATGACTCTGGCAAAAAAGATGTGAAGCCAGCTGACCTGATTGACAAAGATACCGCAAAGCCAAGgtggaaaaagaagaagccatgtCGTGAtggatgtttaagtgatgatttgAATGCCACAGTGTCTGTTGTGGAGGACATTGAGGttacaaatcaaagcaaaattCTGCTGAATGAGACTGAAGTTaaggaaacaaaaaagtcatctttttcTCCCTCAGATAAACACAGCAAACTTAATTCTCGCATAACCAAcaacaataaatcaaaaaaggaaaataagaggcTAACAACAGAGGTTAAGGAACTGTTGGGGAATAATGAGACTTGTACCACACAGGAAGTTGACGCAACTGCAGTGATAGCAGAGCACGACAGCACCTCAAAAACCAGTGCTAAGTTTGACTCACAAGTTGGCAGGATGGTTACTCCATCTGACTGTGAGACATTTTATTCCCCAGAGtgcaagagagaaaaaaataaggcaAATAAAGAAATTATTGGAAATCAAAGTACCAGTGAAAGTGAATGTGCATCTGACCATCAAATGGGAACTccactgaagaagaaaaataaacgaTCAGCACAGATGGAAGAGGTTAGCAACATAGAAAAGGAGCCCAAGGTGGGTGATGAGCGATGCCCTTCCTCAGAGAAGCctaagaagaaaagaaagatacCCGTGGTGTTTGAGTTTGAGGCTAATGAGCTCGAGTCTGCCACACCAACCAATGACATTGCTGACAGAGCCCCGAGTGTCAAGAAG AGAAAAGCCAAAGTTCCAAAACCACTCTTCTTCAGAGCGAAAGGAAGTTGCAAAACTCCAGTCTTTGGCAATGAG ATGGGTCAAACACCCACACCAGACAGCAAGAAAGTGACCTTCCATCTAAAGAATAATAAAACAGCTg
- the rrp1 gene encoding ribosomal RNA processing protein 1 homolog B isoform X4, with protein sequence MAALQATEIQLAQKLASNEKPIRTKAFKKLKKYINVRSQKATDGFTSEEMLKLWKGLFYCLWMQDKPLLQEELSNSVSTLIHTFHDINGQLLYLESSLKTFKREWTGIDRLRMDKFLQLVRFMFKQTFEMLKRKNWDSSVVARFLELFATELLNNGNDAPAGLQLHILDLYLTELAAVGSSELTADQNLRFIEPFCKTAAKTKDLTLFRAICNSIFGTIIDQAPYAIEDLMKELKEAESCDSGQSSEEDEENLVKQMNGNKSYLEQDDHKLQSGDTELSFDDADTEPVLQFDYTGLAEKLLEMSSRSSTPSQNRQRLYKIIKVLQDLSEGLFPQDGYPEEVSTDEDDEMFCSRKRMKRGRSTMETVKNLKKNDKLKQDDDSGKKDVKPADLIDKDTAKPRWKKKKPCRDGCLSDDLNATVSVVEDIEVTNQSKILLNETEVKETKKSSFSPSDKHSKLNSRITNNNKSKKENKRLTTEVKELLGNNETCTTQEVDATAVIAEHDSTSKTSAKFDSQVGRMVTPSDCETFYSPECKREKNKANKEIIGNQSTSESECASDHQMGTPLKKKNKRSAQMEEVSNIEKEPKVGDERCPSSEKPKKKRKIPVVFEFEANELESATPTNDIADRAPSVKKRKAKVPKPLFFRAKGSCKTPVFGNESSGRMIAACY encoded by the exons ATGGCGGCGCTTCAAGCAACAGAAATTCAATTGGCACAAAAGTTAGCCTCAAACGAAAAGCCTATTCGaacaaaagcatttaaaaagttgaagaaatatataaatgtcAGATCACAGAAAGCGACAG ATGGCTTTACTAGTGAAGAAATGCTCAAGCTGTGGAAAGGTCTGTTCTACTGCTTATGGATGCAGGACAAACCACTTTTACAG GAGGAGCTTTCAAACTCTGTTTCCACACTGATTCACACCTTTCATGATATCAATGGAC AGCTATTATATCTGGAGAGCTCCCTTAAGACCTTCAAAAGAGAGTGGACTGGTATTGACAGACTGCGAATGGACAAGTTCTTgcag CTGGTCCGCTTCATGTTCAAACAAACCTTTGAAATGCTGAAGAGAAAAAACTGGGACAGCAG TGTGGTTGCAAGATTTCTGGAACTGTTTGCTACAGAGCTTCTAAACAATGGCAATGATGCCCCTGCTGGTCTGCAGCTCCATATCTTGGACCTCTACTTGACTGAACTAGCAGCTGTGGGTTCATCAGAG CTCACCGCTGACCAGAACCTGAGATTCATAGAGCCATTCTGCAAAACAGCAGCCAAAACCAAAGA TCTGACACTTTTCCGAGCCATCTGCAACAGCATCTTCGGTACGATTATTGACCAGGCTCCCTATGCCATTGAAGATCTGATGAAGGAGCTGAAAGAAGCAGAGTCATGTGACTCAGGCCAGTCCTCtgaagaggatgaggagaaCCTAGTTAAGCAGATGAATG GTAATAAATCATACTTGGAACAAGATGATCATAAACTTCAATCTGGAGACACAGAGTTGTCATTTGATGATGCTGATACAGAACCGGTTCTACAG tttgactATACAGGTCTTGCTGAGAAGCTTTTAGAGATGTCAAGTCGAAGTAGCACACCCAGCCAGAATAGACAGAGACTCTACAAAATCATCAAAGT GTTGCAGGATCTCAGTGAAG GCCTATTTCCTCAAGATGGCTATCCAGAGGAAGTCTCTacagatgaggatgatgaaATGTTTTGCAGCAGAAAGAGGATGAAGCGTGGAAGAAGTACAATGGAAACAGTCAAGAATC TGAAGAAAAATGATAAACTCAAGCAAGATGATGACTCTGGCAAAAAAGATGTGAAGCCAGCTGACCTGATTGACAAAGATACCGCAAAGCCAAGgtggaaaaagaagaagccatgtCGTGAtggatgtttaagtgatgatttgAATGCCACAGTGTCTGTTGTGGAGGACATTGAGGttacaaatcaaagcaaaattCTGCTGAATGAGACTGAAGTTaaggaaacaaaaaagtcatctttttcTCCCTCAGATAAACACAGCAAACTTAATTCTCGCATAACCAAcaacaataaatcaaaaaaggaaaataagaggcTAACAACAGAGGTTAAGGAACTGTTGGGGAATAATGAGACTTGTACCACACAGGAAGTTGACGCAACTGCAGTGATAGCAGAGCACGACAGCACCTCAAAAACCAGTGCTAAGTTTGACTCACAAGTTGGCAGGATGGTTACTCCATCTGACTGTGAGACATTTTATTCCCCAGAGtgcaagagagaaaaaaataaggcaAATAAAGAAATTATTGGAAATCAAAGTACCAGTGAAAGTGAATGTGCATCTGACCATCAAATGGGAACTccactgaagaagaaaaataaacgaTCAGCACAGATGGAAGAGGTTAGCAACATAGAAAAGGAGCCCAAGGTGGGTGATGAGCGATGCCCTTCCTCAGAGAAGCctaagaagaaaagaaagatacCCGTGGTGTTTGAGTTTGAGGCTAATGAGCTCGAGTCTGCCACACCAACCAATGACATTGCTGACAGAGCCCCGAGTGTCAAGAAG AGAAAAGCCAAAGTTCCAAAACCACTCTTCTTCAGAGCGAAAGGAAGTTGCAAAACTCCAGTCTTTGGCAATGAG
- the rrp1 gene encoding ribosomal RNA processing protein 1 homolog B isoform X3: protein MAALQATEIQLAQKLASNEKPIRTKAFKKLKKYINVRSQKATDGFTSEEMLKLWKGLFYCLWMQDKPLLQEELSNSVSTLIHTFHDINGQLLYLESSLKTFKREWTGIDRLRMDKFLQLVRFMFKQTFEMLKRKNWDSSVVARFLELFATELLNNGNDAPAGLQLHILDLYLTELAAVGSSELTADQNLRFIEPFCKTAAKTKDLTLFRAICNSIFGTIIDQAPYAIEDLMKELKEAESCDSGQSSEEDEENLVKQMNGNKSYLEQDDHKLQSGDTELSFDDADTEPVLQFDYTGLAEKLLEMSSRSSTPSQNRQRLYKIIKVLQDLSEGLFPQDGYPEEVSTDEDDEMFCSRKRMKRGRSTMETVKNLKKNDKLKQDDDSGKKDVKPADLIDKDTAKPRWKKKKPCRDGCLSDDLNATVSVVEDIEVTNQSKILLNETEVKETKKSSFSPSDKHSKLNSRITNNNKSKKENKRLTTEVKELLGNNETCTTQEVDATAVIAEHDSTSKTSAKFDSQVGRMVTPSDCETFYSPECKREKNKANKEIIGNQSTSESECASDHQMGTPLKKKNKRSAQMEEVSNIEKEPKVGDERCPSSEKPKKKRKIPVVFEFEANELESATPTNDIADRAPSVKKEICVSSTSKDQPKFGKTKTHKDKSYDLVSFQRKAKVPKPLFFRAKGSCKTPVFGNESSGRMIAACY from the exons ATGGCGGCGCTTCAAGCAACAGAAATTCAATTGGCACAAAAGTTAGCCTCAAACGAAAAGCCTATTCGaacaaaagcatttaaaaagttgaagaaatatataaatgtcAGATCACAGAAAGCGACAG ATGGCTTTACTAGTGAAGAAATGCTCAAGCTGTGGAAAGGTCTGTTCTACTGCTTATGGATGCAGGACAAACCACTTTTACAG GAGGAGCTTTCAAACTCTGTTTCCACACTGATTCACACCTTTCATGATATCAATGGAC AGCTATTATATCTGGAGAGCTCCCTTAAGACCTTCAAAAGAGAGTGGACTGGTATTGACAGACTGCGAATGGACAAGTTCTTgcag CTGGTCCGCTTCATGTTCAAACAAACCTTTGAAATGCTGAAGAGAAAAAACTGGGACAGCAG TGTGGTTGCAAGATTTCTGGAACTGTTTGCTACAGAGCTTCTAAACAATGGCAATGATGCCCCTGCTGGTCTGCAGCTCCATATCTTGGACCTCTACTTGACTGAACTAGCAGCTGTGGGTTCATCAGAG CTCACCGCTGACCAGAACCTGAGATTCATAGAGCCATTCTGCAAAACAGCAGCCAAAACCAAAGA TCTGACACTTTTCCGAGCCATCTGCAACAGCATCTTCGGTACGATTATTGACCAGGCTCCCTATGCCATTGAAGATCTGATGAAGGAGCTGAAAGAAGCAGAGTCATGTGACTCAGGCCAGTCCTCtgaagaggatgaggagaaCCTAGTTAAGCAGATGAATG GTAATAAATCATACTTGGAACAAGATGATCATAAACTTCAATCTGGAGACACAGAGTTGTCATTTGATGATGCTGATACAGAACCGGTTCTACAG tttgactATACAGGTCTTGCTGAGAAGCTTTTAGAGATGTCAAGTCGAAGTAGCACACCCAGCCAGAATAGACAGAGACTCTACAAAATCATCAAAGT GTTGCAGGATCTCAGTGAAG GCCTATTTCCTCAAGATGGCTATCCAGAGGAAGTCTCTacagatgaggatgatgaaATGTTTTGCAGCAGAAAGAGGATGAAGCGTGGAAGAAGTACAATGGAAACAGTCAAGAATC TGAAGAAAAATGATAAACTCAAGCAAGATGATGACTCTGGCAAAAAAGATGTGAAGCCAGCTGACCTGATTGACAAAGATACCGCAAAGCCAAGgtggaaaaagaagaagccatgtCGTGAtggatgtttaagtgatgatttgAATGCCACAGTGTCTGTTGTGGAGGACATTGAGGttacaaatcaaagcaaaattCTGCTGAATGAGACTGAAGTTaaggaaacaaaaaagtcatctttttcTCCCTCAGATAAACACAGCAAACTTAATTCTCGCATAACCAAcaacaataaatcaaaaaaggaaaataagaggcTAACAACAGAGGTTAAGGAACTGTTGGGGAATAATGAGACTTGTACCACACAGGAAGTTGACGCAACTGCAGTGATAGCAGAGCACGACAGCACCTCAAAAACCAGTGCTAAGTTTGACTCACAAGTTGGCAGGATGGTTACTCCATCTGACTGTGAGACATTTTATTCCCCAGAGtgcaagagagaaaaaaataaggcaAATAAAGAAATTATTGGAAATCAAAGTACCAGTGAAAGTGAATGTGCATCTGACCATCAAATGGGAACTccactgaagaagaaaaataaacgaTCAGCACAGATGGAAGAGGTTAGCAACATAGAAAAGGAGCCCAAGGTGGGTGATGAGCGATGCCCTTCCTCAGAGAAGCctaagaagaaaagaaagatacCCGTGGTGTTTGAGTTTGAGGCTAATGAGCTCGAGTCTGCCACACCAACCAATGACATTGCTGACAGAGCCCCGAGTGTCAAGAAG GAAATTTGTGTTTCATCTACATCAAAAGACCAGCCAAAGTTTGGAAAGACAAAGACACATAAAGATAAGTCATATGACTTGGTCTCATTTCAGAGAAAAGCCAAAGTTCCAAAACCACTCTTCTTCAGAGCGAAAGGAAGTTGCAAAACTCCAGTCTTTGGCAATGAG
- the rrp1 gene encoding ribosomal RNA processing protein 1 homolog B isoform X1, translating to MAALQATEIQLAQKLASNEKPIRTKAFKKLKKYINVRSQKATDGFTSEEMLKLWKGLFYCLWMQDKPLLQEELSNSVSTLIHTFHDINGQLLYLESSLKTFKREWTGIDRLRMDKFLQLVRFMFKQTFEMLKRKNWDSSVVARFLELFATELLNNGNDAPAGLQLHILDLYLTELAAVGSSELTADQNLRFIEPFCKTAAKTKDLTLFRAICNSIFGTIIDQAPYAIEDLMKELKEAESCDSGQSSEEDEENLVKQMNGNKSYLEQDDHKLQSGDTELSFDDADTEPVLQFDYTGLAEKLLEMSSRSSTPSQNRQRLYKIIKVLQDLSEGLFPQDGYPEEVSTDEDDEMFCSRKRMKRGRSTMETVKNLKKNDKLKQDDDSGKKDVKPADLIDKDTAKPRWKKKKPCRDGCLSDDLNATVSVVEDIEVTNQSKILLNETEVKETKKSSFSPSDKHSKLNSRITNNNKSKKENKRLTTEVKELLGNNETCTTQEVDATAVIAEHDSTSKTSAKFDSQVGRMVTPSDCETFYSPECKREKNKANKEIIGNQSTSESECASDHQMGTPLKKKNKRSAQMEEVSNIEKEPKVGDERCPSSEKPKKKRKIPVVFEFEANELESATPTNDIADRAPSVKKEICVSSTSKDQPKFGKTKTHKDKSYDLVSFQRKAKVPKPLFFRAKGSCKTPVFGNEMGQTPTPDSKKVTFHLKNNKTAEFRKNDRSLLLSPEGSSKVPFDPKQKPKSGVLKSSPVPFSTKIKKTPKASTKRGLSTPKSIPERRPTASDFF from the exons ATGGCGGCGCTTCAAGCAACAGAAATTCAATTGGCACAAAAGTTAGCCTCAAACGAAAAGCCTATTCGaacaaaagcatttaaaaagttgaagaaatatataaatgtcAGATCACAGAAAGCGACAG ATGGCTTTACTAGTGAAGAAATGCTCAAGCTGTGGAAAGGTCTGTTCTACTGCTTATGGATGCAGGACAAACCACTTTTACAG GAGGAGCTTTCAAACTCTGTTTCCACACTGATTCACACCTTTCATGATATCAATGGAC AGCTATTATATCTGGAGAGCTCCCTTAAGACCTTCAAAAGAGAGTGGACTGGTATTGACAGACTGCGAATGGACAAGTTCTTgcag CTGGTCCGCTTCATGTTCAAACAAACCTTTGAAATGCTGAAGAGAAAAAACTGGGACAGCAG TGTGGTTGCAAGATTTCTGGAACTGTTTGCTACAGAGCTTCTAAACAATGGCAATGATGCCCCTGCTGGTCTGCAGCTCCATATCTTGGACCTCTACTTGACTGAACTAGCAGCTGTGGGTTCATCAGAG CTCACCGCTGACCAGAACCTGAGATTCATAGAGCCATTCTGCAAAACAGCAGCCAAAACCAAAGA TCTGACACTTTTCCGAGCCATCTGCAACAGCATCTTCGGTACGATTATTGACCAGGCTCCCTATGCCATTGAAGATCTGATGAAGGAGCTGAAAGAAGCAGAGTCATGTGACTCAGGCCAGTCCTCtgaagaggatgaggagaaCCTAGTTAAGCAGATGAATG GTAATAAATCATACTTGGAACAAGATGATCATAAACTTCAATCTGGAGACACAGAGTTGTCATTTGATGATGCTGATACAGAACCGGTTCTACAG tttgactATACAGGTCTTGCTGAGAAGCTTTTAGAGATGTCAAGTCGAAGTAGCACACCCAGCCAGAATAGACAGAGACTCTACAAAATCATCAAAGT GTTGCAGGATCTCAGTGAAG GCCTATTTCCTCAAGATGGCTATCCAGAGGAAGTCTCTacagatgaggatgatgaaATGTTTTGCAGCAGAAAGAGGATGAAGCGTGGAAGAAGTACAATGGAAACAGTCAAGAATC TGAAGAAAAATGATAAACTCAAGCAAGATGATGACTCTGGCAAAAAAGATGTGAAGCCAGCTGACCTGATTGACAAAGATACCGCAAAGCCAAGgtggaaaaagaagaagccatgtCGTGAtggatgtttaagtgatgatttgAATGCCACAGTGTCTGTTGTGGAGGACATTGAGGttacaaatcaaagcaaaattCTGCTGAATGAGACTGAAGTTaaggaaacaaaaaagtcatctttttcTCCCTCAGATAAACACAGCAAACTTAATTCTCGCATAACCAAcaacaataaatcaaaaaaggaaaataagaggcTAACAACAGAGGTTAAGGAACTGTTGGGGAATAATGAGACTTGTACCACACAGGAAGTTGACGCAACTGCAGTGATAGCAGAGCACGACAGCACCTCAAAAACCAGTGCTAAGTTTGACTCACAAGTTGGCAGGATGGTTACTCCATCTGACTGTGAGACATTTTATTCCCCAGAGtgcaagagagaaaaaaataaggcaAATAAAGAAATTATTGGAAATCAAAGTACCAGTGAAAGTGAATGTGCATCTGACCATCAAATGGGAACTccactgaagaagaaaaataaacgaTCAGCACAGATGGAAGAGGTTAGCAACATAGAAAAGGAGCCCAAGGTGGGTGATGAGCGATGCCCTTCCTCAGAGAAGCctaagaagaaaagaaagatacCCGTGGTGTTTGAGTTTGAGGCTAATGAGCTCGAGTCTGCCACACCAACCAATGACATTGCTGACAGAGCCCCGAGTGTCAAGAAG GAAATTTGTGTTTCATCTACATCAAAAGACCAGCCAAAGTTTGGAAAGACAAAGACACATAAAGATAAGTCATATGACTTGGTCTCATTTCAGAGAAAAGCCAAAGTTCCAAAACCACTCTTCTTCAGAGCGAAAGGAAGTTGCAAAACTCCAGTCTTTGGCAATGAG ATGGGTCAAACACCCACACCAGACAGCAAGAAAGTGACCTTCCATCTAAAGAATAATAAAACAGCTg